One Baekduia alba genomic window, CGCTCAACGCCACGCTGGCGCGACCGCTCACGCGCGACGACGTCGTCGGCACCTACGCCGGGCTGCGCCCGCTGGTCGAGAGCAGTGAGGCCAAGACCGCCGACCTCTCGCGCAAGCACGCCGTGATCCGCTCCGGCGGCGGGCTGGTCAGCGTCGTCGGCGGCAAGCTGACGACCTACCGGCAGATGGCGCAGGACGCCGTCGACGCCGCGGTCGACGCCGGCGGGCTGGCCGGAGCCGCGGGTGCCTGCCGGACCAAGGACCTCCCGCTCGTCGGCGCCGCGCCTCGCGACGCGCTGGCCGCCGTCGCCGCGCCGCGGCGCCTCGTCGACCGTCACGGCACGCTGGCCCCGGACGTCCTCGCGCTCGCCGGCGGCGATCCCGACCTGCTCGCGCCGATGCTCCCCGGCCTCGACGTCCTGGCGGTCGAAGCGCTCTACGCCGTCGAGTGCGAAGGCGCGTTGGACGCCGACGACGTCCTGGACCGCCGCACCCGCATCGGCCTCGTGGACGCGGCGCGCGTCCAGGCTCGTCCAGTCGTGGACGCGTTGCTGGCGAGAAGTGGTCAAGCTTCCGCAGCGTGACCGACGCCACGACCGAGGCCATCCTCGACGCGACCCGCGCCTCCGTCCTGGACTTCGGGATCCGGCGCACCACGCTCACCGACGTCGCCCGCCGCGCGAGCGTGAGCCGCATGACCGTCTACCGGCGCTACCCCGACGTCGACGCCGTCCTGCGCGACCTGATGACGCGCGAGTTCGGCGCAGCGATGGCGGAGGTCGCCCAGGACCTCAGCGGCAGCAACGGCCGCGAGCGCGTCAGCGGCCACATCATGGCGTCGGTCGAGGCGTTCCGGTCCAGCCCGTTGATGTCCAAGATCATCGAGGCCGAGCCCGAGCTGCTGCTGCCCTACGTGCTGGGCCGGATGGGCGAGACGCAGCGCGCCGCGGTCGGCCTGCTCACGCAGGAGATCGCCGACGGCCAGGCCGACGGCTCGATCCGCCCCGGCGACGTGCGCGTCATGGCCCAGGCGCTCCTGCTCGTGACGCAGTCCTTCATCCTGTCGGGCTCGATCGCCGAGGACGTCCCGCCGACCGCGCTGCACGACGAGCTCTCGCGGCTGATCGTGGCGGTCTTGACGCCGTAGGGGCGGGACACCGGGTCAGGCTCAGGCGATCGCCTTCAGGAACGTGATCGCCAGGACGAGCAGGACGAGGACCGCGAGGATCGCCGCGGTGCGCGCCGCCCAGTCGGCGTGCGAGGACTCGGTGCCGTGCTCGCGCGCGACGCGGACCGGCGGGGCAGCGACGCCGGCGGGCTCGGCCAGCGCGCGGTCGCGCTCCTCCTCGGCGGCGCCGAGCGCGTCGCGCAGCGTGTCGACGCGCTCCTGCCCCCGGAGGCGCTCGCGCTCCGCGGCGCGCTCCTCGGCGTCACTCAGCTCGCGGCGCGCGGCGTCGCGCTCCTGGAGCGCCTGCTCGCGGCGGCGCGCCGGGCCGTCGGCGATCTGGTCGCGCTCGCGCAGCTCGCGCCGCAGGGCGTCGCGTTCTTGAAGGACGTGGTCGCGCTCGGCGAGCGCGGCGTCGCGGACGGCCACGGCCGCGTCGCGGGCGGCCAGCGCCTCGTCGCGCTGGCGCAGCTCGCCTCGGACCGCCTCGCGGTCGGGCTTGGGCGGCGGCGGGGCCGCGCGGCGCGCCTCCGCGGCCTCCTCGCGCTCGCGGCGCAGGAACGCGACCTCGGCCTCGAGGCGCCGCGCGCGCTCGGTCGCGTCGGTCAGCTCGGCGCGCAGCGCGTCGACCGGGTCGCGGTCGACCGCGACGGCGTCGGCCGTCCGGACCAGCGGCACCACGATGCTCGGCGCGACGGCCAGCTCGGTGCGCGCCACGTCGGGCTCGTCGCCGTCCTTCCACGGGAACGCGGCGACCCACGGCTCGCCCTCCTGCGCCGGCCACGGCTTGTGCTCGAGGTCGGCGAGCAGCGTCTTCTCGCCGCCGGTCGCGCGGTCGTGGACGACCAGCGCCGGCCGGACGAAGCGGACCCCGCGAACGCCCGACCACGTCCCCTCGACCTCCAGGCGCGCGCCGTCGACCGCCTCGAAGCGGGTCAGCGCGAAGTCCACGGTGGCGCCATCCATGGCGGCGGGTATGCCCACCGACGCGCTCCGGCTACCGCCCAGGCGGGCGCAGGCCCTGCGACATGACGCGATCCAGCTCGTCGTCGGTCAGCGCGCGGGGCGCCAGCGGCGTGCGCGCGGCGTCGGCGCGCAGTCCGTCGAGGATCAGCGCGAGATACCGGCGCCAGACGTCGGGCGCGAGGTCGCCGGCGTACTCGATGACCGCGGTGAGCATCAGCTGGATCACCGGCGTGTCGGTGACGTCGAAGTCCGGGCGCAGCTGGCCGTCGGCCTTGGCGCGCGCGACGAGCCCGCCGACCAGCGGCTTGATCCGGTCGCGTGCGGAGGCGACGCGCTGCTGGCCGTGGGCGTTGGAGAACACGATCTCCTTCAGCGCGCGGTCGTGGCCGTGCAGGCTGACGGCCTGGTCGAAGAAGCAGGTCAGGGCGGCCCACGAGTCGGCCATCTCGCCGCACTCGCGGGCGATCGCGACGACGGCGTCGATGCGCTCCTCGAACAGCGCGTCGATCAGCGTCTCCTTGTCGGGGAAGCGGCGGTAGACGGTCCCGACCCCGACGCCCGCGCGCTCGGCGACGGCGTCGAGCGTCGCGCCCAGGCCGACCTCGGCGAACAGCTCGCCGGCCGCCGCCAGGATGCGCTGGCGGTTGCGCTCCGCGTCCTTGCGCAGCGGGCGATCCGGCGGGTGTGTGCTCACCATCACGGACGAGCGTACCAAAAGCGGAGGAGATAGCTCCATTTGTGTGCTAGGCTGTCGATAGAACGGAGGAGACTCCTCCACTTCCTCTTCATCCGACCCCTCTCCCCATCTGCCATGACTCCCACCGAACACCACGACGCCCACCACTCGCGGCGTTGGCTGATCCTCGCGGTCCTCGGGCTCGCCCAGCTGATGGTCGTGCTCGACGCGACGATCGTGAACATCGCGCTACCCAGCGCCCAGAAGGACCTCGGCTTCTCCGACGAGAGCCGTCAGTGGATCGTCACCGCCTACGCGCTCGCGTTCGGCTCGCTCCTGCTCCTCGGCGGCCGCATCGGCGACCTCTTCGGCCGCAAGTGGGTCTTCATCGCCGGCCTCGCCGGCTTCGCCGTCGCGTCCGCGGCCGGCGGCGCCGCGCAGTCCTTCGGGATGCTCGTCGCGGCCCGCGCCGCGCAGGGCGTCTTCGGCGCGATGCTCGCCCCGGCCGCGCTGTCGCTGCTGACCACGACGTTCACCGACCCCGCCGAGCGCAACAAGGCCTTCGGCATCTTCGGCGCGATCGCCGGCTCCGGCGCCGCCGCCGGCCTGCTCCTCGGCGGCGTGCTCACCGAGTACCTCTCCTGGCGCTGGTGCCTCTACGTGAACCTCGCGTTCGCCGGCGTCGCCGTGTTCGGCGCGTTCACGCTGCTGACCAACATCGCCCAGGCCAACAAGCCGCGCCTGGACATCCCCGGCACGGTGACCGCCTCGGCCGGCCTGTTCTCGTTGGTGTACGGCTTCTCGCACGCGTCGCAGACGTCGTGGACCAACCCCACCACGCTCGGCTTCCTCGTCGCCGGCGTCGTCCTGCTCGCGGCCTTCGTCCTCATCCAGCAGCGCGTCGCCCACCCGCTGCTGCCGCTCCGCGTGGTCCTGGACCGCGACCGCGGCGGCGCGTACCTCGCGATGGGCCTGTCGGCGATCTCGATGTTCGGCGTCTTCCTGTTCCTGACCTACTACCTGCAGCAGAACCTCGGCTTCTCGCCGATCAAGACCGGCCTGGCCTTCCTGCCGATGACGTTCGCCATCATGTTCTCGGCGACGACGTCGCAGACCCAGCTGATGCCGCGCACCGGCGCCCGGCCGCTGATCGGGACGGGCCTCGCGCTCGGCGCGATCGGCATGCTGTACCTGACCGGGATCGGCGTGGACTCGTCCTACGCGTCGCACGTGCTGCCGGGCCTGCTCGTCATGGGATTGGGCCTCGGCCTGGTCTTCGCGCCGGCGATGTCGAGCGCCACGCTCGGCGTCGACCCCAGCGACGCGGGCGTCGCCTCGGCGACGGTCAACACGATGCAGCAGATCGGCGGCTCGATCGGCACGGCGCTGCTGTCGACGCTGGCCGCGTCGGCCACGACCGCCGCGCTGGACACCGGCGGGGCGCCGACCAAGGCCGTCGTCGCGCAGGCCGCGGTCCACGGCTACACCACCGCGTTCTACTGGTCGGCCGCGATCTTCGCGGTGGCCGCCGTCCTCTGCACGGCCCTGCTGCGCTCCGGCGCGCGCGCGCCGTCGACGGTCGGCGAGCCGGTCTTCGCGCACTAGCCATCTGGCTCGCGCACCAAGCCCGGATCGGGAGAGGGTCCGAGGAAAGGCAGACGGCGGTCGGCGAGGTGTTCGCCGACCGCCTTGCCGTCTGCGCTCCAGGCGCTCCCGCCTCAGTGCTGCAGCAGCGCGCGGGCCGAGCGGGCCGTCGCGTCCGCCAGGGCGCGGCAGATGAAGATCGCCACCGGGATCAGGACCAGGCCCGCGGCCACCCGCGCGGCCTGCGGGCCGGCGGCGTGCGAGCTCAGGAACTGCAGCGCGTCGTTGTTGGTGTCGCTGTCGTCGGGCACCGCCCAGTACCAGAGCGGCTGGGTGATGAAGCCCACGGCGGAGGACCAGAGCGTCACCGCGACGCTGAACCCGAACGTGCCCAGCGGCAGGAGGATCAGGCCCCAGACGGTGTCGCGCCAGGCGCCGACGTCGGTGGCCGAGGCCGTGAAGCGCGACCAGAGGCCGCCGCGCCACAGACGATCGGTCCGCCGCACGGCGCCGTCGGCGAGCACCCAGCCCGCACGCCGGCGCTCGACGTCGCCCATCGCGCGGGCGGCGATCAGGGTCGCGAGCAGGACCGGGATGCCGAGCAGCGTGACGGCGAGGCCGGCCGCGGTCGCCAGGCCGGTGACGAGGACGCTGAACGTCACGACGCCGGCGGGGAGCCCGGCGACGAGGTACAGCGCGTCGCGGCCGATCGTCGCCGGCCGCGGGAGGGAGAGCGACGACGGGGAGGAGGAGGAGGAGGAGGAGGAGAGCGTGGTGGTCGGGGAGGTCGTGGACATGGCCATCATCTTGCGCGCGCGGCGCCGCTGCGGCCAGCCGGCCGCCCCGCGGATCGGACCTCCGGAAAACCCTACGACGGCGCTCGATGGGCGCTAGCGGCCGACCGCGGAGCCCGCGCCGCCGAAGCGCTCGCGCAGCTCGCGCTTGAGCAGCTTGCCCGACGGGTTCTTGGGCAGCTCGTCGACGAAGTGGATCGCCTTGGGCAGCTTGAAGGACGCCAGGTGGGCGCGCGCGTGCGCGAGGAGCTCGGCCTCGGAGACCGGCTCGCGCGTGACGACGACCGCGCTGATGGCCTCGATCCACTTCTCGTGCGGCGTGCCGATCACCGCGACCTCCGCGACGGCCGGGTGCGTGTACAGCGCCTCCTCGACCTCGCGGCTGGCGACGAGGACGCCACCGGTGTTGATGACGTCCTTGACGCGGTCGACGACGAAGATGTAGCCCTCGGGGTCGATCCGGACGAGGTCGCCCGAGTGGAACCAGCCGCCGGCGAACGCCTCCTCGGTCGCCTCCGCGTTGTCCCAGTAGCCGGTGCACAGCTGCGGCGAGCGGTACAGGACCTCGCCGGTGCCGCCGGCGGTGACGTCGTTGCCCTCGTCGTCGATGACCTTGATCTCGACGAAGAGCACGGGCCGGCCGGCGGAGTCCGGGCGCTCGTCGTGCTCCTCGGGGCGCAGCACGGTCGCCAGCGGCGCGATCTCGGACTGGCCGAAGGCGTTGTAGAAGCCGACGCCGCCCAGCGCCTCGCGCAGCCGCTGGAGCACCGGCACGGGCATGATCGACGCGCCGTAGTAGGCCTTCCTGAGCGAGGTCAGGTCGCGCGTGGCGAAGTCCGGGTGCTCGGAGAGCGCGATCCAGACGGTCGGCGGCGCGAAGAGGCTCGTGATGCCGTCGCGCTCGACGCGCGCCAGGACGTCGGTCGGGTCCGGCTTCTCGACGACGTGGTTGGTGGCGCCAAGCATCAGGTACGGCAGCAGGAAGGCGTGCATCTGCGCCGAGTGGTAGAGCGGCAGCGGGTGGAGCGGGACGTCGTCGGCCGCCATGTCGAGCGCCACGACGCACGACACGTACTCGTGGACGAACGCGCGGTGGGTCATCATCGCGCCCTTTGGCGCGGCCGTCGTGCCCGAGGTGTACAACAACTGGACGAGGTCGTCGTCGGCGATGTGGATCGCCTCCAGGCTCGGGACCTCGCCGGTCAGCGCCCAGGCGAGGACGTCGGTCTTGTCGTCGATCCCGTCGCGGATGGTGCCGACGCGCTCGAGGTCGCCGAGGTCGTCCATCACCGCGTCGACGGCGGGCATGAGGCCGGGGTCGGCGAACAGCGCCGTCGAGCGCGCGTCGTTGATGATGTAGGACAGCTCCGCGCCGACCAGGTTGTAGTTGACCGGGACGTGGACCAGGCCGGCGCGCGCGCAGCCGAGGTAGAGGAAGAGGTAGGCGTCGGAGTTCGTGCCGTAGGCGGCGACCCTCTCGCCTTTGCGCAGCCCGAGCTCGAGCAGGCGGCCGGCGACGCGGCTGACGGCGTCGTCGAGCTCCTCGTAGGTCCAGCGGCGCTCGCCGAAGTGCAGCGCGACGCGGGTCGGCGACCGCCGGGCGCTGCGCCGGATGAGGTCGGAGACGGTGCTCGCGTTGGTCAGATCCACGGCCATGGCCGCAACGCTACTGCCCGACGGTGGACCCGCGGACGACCAGTTCGGAGGGCAGCACCTCGTTCTTCGGGCGGCGGCCCTGGAGCTTGGCGAGCAGCAGCTCGAAGGCGGCCGCGCCGAGGGCCTCGGGGTCGAAGGCGACGGTGGTCAGCGGCGGGTTGGTCAGGCGCGCGAGCTCGAGGTCGTCGAAGCCGACGACGGCGACGTCCTCCGGGACCCGGAGGCCGAGCTGGTGGCAGGCGGCGACCATGCCGGCGGCGAGGAGGTCGTCGTCGCAGAGGAAGGCGGTCGGGCGGTCGGGGCGGTCGAGCAGCGCGCGGGCGGCGGCGATCGTGGAGTCGGCGTCGAAGGAGGTGGTGCCGACGGGCATCGTGCCGGGATCGACGCCGTTGGCCTTCAGGTGCGCCGCCCAGCGCTCGTGGCGGAGGTCGAAGGTCTGGCCGCCGGTCTCGATCCCGGCCTCGAGGCGGAGCGAGCCGATCCGGGTGTGACCGAGGTGGTGGAGATGCTCCATCGCCGCGTCGGTCCCGCCCTCGGAGTCCAGCCGGACGAACGGGAGGCCGGGCTGGACGGACTCGACCATCACGATCGGCGGCGCGCCGGGCGCGCGCATCGCGGGCGACGGGACGGCGGCGAAGTAGAGGAAGCCGTCGATGGCGCCGTCGCGCAGCGCCTCGACCGCGGCCTCGCCGCGGCCGTAGTTGTCGTCGATGAGAACGACGACGTGGCCGGCCTCCGAGGCGGCCTTCTGCGCGCCGCGCAGCGTGCGGCCGAAGAAGGGGTGCGTGACGTCGCGCACGACGAGGCCGACGGCCGACGCGGTCCCCGACCGCAGGGCGCGCGCCGCCGCGTTGGGGCGGTAGCCGAGCTGCCGGGCCGCCTCCCGGACGGCGTTGGCGGTCGTCTCCGAGATCCGGCCCGTGGCCTTGCCGGAGAAGACGAGCGAGACCGTCGTCTGGCTGACGCCCGCCTTCTTGGCGACGTCGACGCTCGTGACCTTCCGCGACCGCTGCGAGGCGGCACCGGAGACGGGGCGGGAGCTGCGGGAGTTCGCGGCGATCCGGGGATGCAACCACGCGGGCCGGTGGCGTGCGCTGAGGGCGTGCGCGGGGCGCGCTTGCGGGCACCACGTCATACGTAGTACAGTGCTACGTATGACCTCTCTCCACCTCCACCGTTCATCCGGCTTCCTGGCGCGCAGCGCGCTGCTGACGCTCGCCCTCGCGGGGTGCGCCACGGCGGGTGCCGCCCAGCAGGGCGACGACGCCGAAGGCAGCGCCGGCGCGCCGCGCATCGCGGTCCTCGCGGGCAGCGACGCGTCGTCCGCCGACATCGCGGCCGCAACCCACGGCCGCGCCGTCGTGGTCCGCCGCGCCAGCGGGACCTTCGAGGCGCAGGCCCAGGCCACGCGCCTGGCGGCCGAGGGCTACGACACCGTCATCGGCGTTGGCGCCCAGGCCCGCGCCGCCGTCTCCCAGGCCGACGCCGGCGAGGTCGGCGCCGGGACCCGCTGGCAGTCGGCGTCGCGCTGAGCGAGCACAGCCGCGGTGGCTAGCCGAGGCACGCGTCGTGCGCGTTGCGGGCGACGCCGATCGAGGCGATGACCTTGCCTTGGGTCGTGAGCAGCGTGAGCGCGCCGGTCCCCAGCGACGGCGTGAGCACGCGTGCGCCCGTGCGCTGGATGTTGTAGGACCCGCTCGGGACGCGGGCACGGCTGACGACGCGGCCGTCGGCCAGCGCGTGGGTCCGGACCGTCCGGCCGTCGCCGCTGGCGACGTAGGCGGTCGCCGGGCCGAACGCGACGTGCTGCGGCGCGGCGTCGGCGCCGAGGGTGCGGACGAGCGCGTAGGTGGAGGTGTCGAAGACCGCGATCCGCGGCTCCCGGCCGGCCGTCACCCACGCCCGGCGCCCGCTCGGCGAGAACGCGACGTCGTGGGCCAGGAACGGCGGGCGGACGGTCGCGACCCGCCGTCCTCGCCGCGGGTCGACGATCGCGATCTCGGCCGCGCTCGAGCCGAGCGCGACCCACAGCCGCCGGCCGTCCGGCGTCAACCCGAGATGCCGGGCGCCGTCGCCGACCGCGATCCGCCGCCGGACGCGACCGGCCGGGACGTCGACCACGGCGACCTCGCCCGCGCCGCCGTCGCTGACGTACGCCGTCGCACCGCCGGGCGCGAACGCCGTGTATCGCGGCCGGACGAACCCACGGAGGACACGCCGCACACGGCGCTCGCGAAGGTCGAGCACCGAGATCGCCCCCGCGCCCGCATGCCCGACGACGGCCCAACGGCCATCCGGCGAGCGCTCGATCGACCGCGGATCCTCGACGGTGCGGACCCGTTGGACGACCCGCCGCGCGCCGAGCGCGACGACCGCGACATGCGCCTCGGTGTCGGCGGTGACGAAGGCGACGGCCGCGGGACCGTCGATCGGCCACCGCCCCGAGACGAGCGCGGGGAACGCGGCGAGGCCCAGTCCGATGAGCTCCCGGCGATCGAGCATGTGAGGAGATACGCCGGGCGCGGCGGCGGAGGTCCCGGGGCGAGGCGCGGTGGCGGAGATCACGACGACGGTCGCGGCGCCGGCGCCGACCACGCACCGGTGCGGAACGGCCGGCGCTTGCCGCACCCGCCGACGGCGGGCGGGGCGCGTCGACCGACGGCGGGCGCGGCGCGGCGAGCGCGAGGCGCGCCTACAGCACCGCGAACGCCATGCAGCCGGACACGTGGAAGTCCGCTGGTGCGCCGAGGGCTGCGTGGAGCTCGTCGGCGGTGCGGGGCGTGGCGACTTCGCCGGCGCGGTGGAGGACGTCGAGGTAGCGGCGGCCGCGGGTGGTCTCGGCGACGAGGGAGGAGAGGTGGAGCTCGCCGTCGGGTGCCGTCTGGGCGCGCAGCGCCGGCATCAGCTCGTCGAGGTCCGCGAAGAGGTGCGCGAGGCCCAGCGCCAGCACCGTCGTGAAGCCCGCGGGCGGGAAGGGCAGCGCGGTCACGTCGGCCTGGACCAGGCGGATGCGCTCCGGCACGTCGTCCCCATCGTCGGCCAACCGGCGCGCGGCGCGCTCGAGCATCGCGCGGCTCAGGTCGACCAGGACGGTCGGGCGCCCGGAGCGGCGGTGCAGCGCGGCGGTCGCGGCGGCGCTGCCGGCCGCCGCCTCCAGGACCGGCCCGGTCCGCGCCGCCAGGGCGCGCGCCGCGAACGCCTCGTACTCGCTGGGCGCGGTGCTCCAGGCGAGCCGGTTGTAGACGCGCGATCGGACCAGCCGGTCATAGACCGCGGCACGACGGTCGTACGGCGCACCGGCGTCCTGCACATCCGACTCGATTCTCCACATGGAGAAACCGTAGCACGTATCCTTCTCCACGTGGAGAAGACGACCAAGACCCGCCTGCTCGACCACGCGCTCGACCTCCTGGGCCGCCAGGGCGCCAGCGCGCTGACCGTCCGCGCGGTCGAGGACGCCGCCGGCGTCCCGCACGGCTCGGTCCGCCACCACTTCGGCGACCGCTCGGGCCTGGTCCGGGCGCTCTTCGACCACCTCGCCGACCGCGAAGGCGCGGTGGCGGCGAGCACGACCGAGGCGTTCGCCCACTGGCTCGGCCCCGGCCGGACGCTGACGCTCGCCCGCTACGAGCTCTTCCTCCTGGCCGCGCGCGACCCGACCCTCCGCGCGCCGCTGGTCGCCGCGCGCGACCGCTTCGTCGCCCTGGCCGCCGAGCGCGTCGGCGCCGAGGCGGCACCGGCGGTCGTCGCCGCGCTCGACGGCCTCGTCCTCGACGCGCTGGTCCGCGGCGAGCGCGATCCGGACAAGTTGCGCGCTGCCGCGACACGTCTGACCACACCGCCTGCCTGAGCATCCGACCGTCGCGGTCGCCCGACGACGCGGACGTGTGATCTTCGCCGGCGCACGGTGTCTCCACCACGGAATCGGTCCTCCGGGACCGCCGACGCCCCCGGTCGTGCCGCCAACCTCAGCCTCAGGCGGCGCGACCGGGTCGTCGGTCCACACCGCGCACCGAATCGGATTTCAACGCTGCGCTTGCACCCAGCAGTGAGGGTCGTTACAGTGCCGCGCCACCTCGCGCGATGCCTGGTCCGACCCCACTCCTGCCTTGTCGCCGCTCAGCAATCGAGAGCGCGCGCCGCTAGCCCGCCACGTCGTCGTCCCGTGCGTCGGCGATCGCCTCGAGCGTCTCGACCAGACGCCCCCAGCCGCGGTAGCGCACGGCGTAGATGCGCCGCATCAGGTTGGGCGCGGCGGCCGCCGGCTCCTCGCGCACGAGCGCGATCAGGCCCGCCGACGCGAGCGCCCGCATCGCGTGGTTGACGCGATCGAACGGCTCGCCGAGATCCTCGGCCATCTCCGTCGGGCTGCGCGGCCGCTCCTCCAGCGCCAGCAGGATCGGCAGCCGCACCGGATGGCGGAGCTCCGCCAGGAGGGTCGCCGCCTCGTCCGACAAGCTTCCCACGCGTTCTCTCAGCCCGACCCGAAGACAGGAGCCTGATCCGCATGGCGACCAAGCGCCAACAGCAGCAGCGCCGCAAGACCCTGCGCCCGCACCCCACCCGCGACCAGATCGTGGACGCGATGCGCAGCTACGGAGAGCCCATCAGCCCCACGCGTCTCAGCGAGGTCACCGGCAACACGCTGGGGGCCGTCGCCTACCACGTGCGCACGCTGCTCTCGGCCGGCGTGGTCGAGCTGGCCGAGGAGGGTCGCGTCCGCGGCGCGGTCGAGCACTTCTACGCGCTCGTCCCCGACAACGAGGCCGACCTCAACGATCCGCTCGTCGGGCTGCAGAAGCTCTGCGGCGTCCTGACGCTGCCCGATCCCGAGGGCGGCTACCCGGTCCCGGTCCCGCTCGACGACGAGGCCCGGGCGGCCCTGCAGAAGCTCCTCGACACGCTGCGCCCGAAGGTGCAGAAGATCGTCAAGGAGACCGCCAAGCGCACGGCAGGCGGCTAGCGCCGCCGTCGGCGGCCTCGCTGCTGGGCGTCGTGGCCCGCTGCTCGTCGTCGTCACCCCCGGAACCGATCCATGGACTCGTCGACCTAGGGACGAGACTGACAGAGTTGTGACGATCTCCAGGCCACGTTCGGTTTCTAAACCCCTGAGCGGTGTGCGAGGATGAGCCGCGGATGCGACGTGGCCTCCTGAGACTCGGACACGGAAGAACGAGATCGGGGTTCGTCCGGGCCCGGGAGGACCCGGCGACCTTCGCCGACGTCTACCTCGAGTACCACGACCACGTCCTGCGGTTCTTCGCGCGACGCACGTTCGACCCCGAGACGGCTTTCGACCTGATGGCCGAGACGTTCGCCGAGCTGTTCGCGCACATCGACGCCTTCCGTGGCGAGACCGAGGAGCAGGGGCGCGCCTGGATGTGGACGGTCGCGCGCCACCAGCTCTACCGCTGGCGCGAGCGCGGCGTGGTCGAGCGACGATCGCTGGAGCGGATCGGCCTGCCGGTCGCCACGCTCGGGCCGGCCGAGTACGAGCGGATCGAGGAGCTCGCCGACCTCCAGCGCCTGCGGCCGGTCCTGGACCGCGCGCTGGACGGCCTCGGCCCCGACCAGCGCAGCGCGCTGCGCGAGCGGATCCTCGACCAGCGCGAGTACGACGCGATCGCGGCCGACGCGGGCGTGAGCGCCCAGGTCGTGCGCGCGCGCGTGTCACGCGGGCTGCGCCAGCTCGCGCAGACGCTCGACGGGACCGACCACGCCCCGACCGGGCCCGAGCAGCACGTCGCCTGACGGCCGCGCCCCGCAAAGTCCGGGGACTTGCGCGCCGAGCCGACGGCACGCCCTTCTACGCTTGACGCATGGCCCCCGACCCCCACGACCGCGCCCTGGAGGACTGGGTGCTGGCCAAGGTCGCGGGGCTCGACCGCGAGGGCCTGGGCTTGGGGCTCGGCGTCCGCGAGCTGCCGGTGCCGGGCGTCGCGGAGGCCGCGGCGATGGACGAGCGCGTCGTCGGCGTGGTGCTCGACCGGCTGCGCACCCGCGGGCTCGTGCGGGCGATCGAGGCCGAGCCGCCGCGCGTGCTGCTGACGCCCGAGGGGCGCCGCGGCGCGGCCGCGCTGGCGTCGGCGTCGGCGTCGGCGTCGGCGTCGGCGTCCGGGTCCGCCGCGACCACCACCACCGCACCGCCGGAGGTCGACGCGTCGCGCTTCGTCTTCCTGCGCCCGCAGGCGCCCGAGAAGCGCGACTGGCGCGACGCCGACGACGTCTGCGACTTCCACCCGAGCCGGCGCAAGAG contains:
- a CDS encoding RNA polymerase sigma factor, which encodes MRRGLLRLGHGRTRSGFVRAREDPATFADVYLEYHDHVLRFFARRTFDPETAFDLMAETFAELFAHIDAFRGETEEQGRAWMWTVARHQLYRWRERGVVERRSLERIGLPVATLGPAEYERIEELADLQRLRPVLDRALDGLGPDQRSALRERILDQREYDAIAADAGVSAQVVRARVSRGLRQLAQTLDGTDHAPTGPEQHVA
- a CDS encoding ArsR/SmtB family transcription factor, which gives rise to MGSLSDEAATLLAELRHPVRLPILLALEERPRSPTEMAEDLGEPFDRVNHAMRALASAGLIALVREEPAAAAPNLMRRIYAVRYRGWGRLVETLEAIADARDDDVAG
- a CDS encoding TetR/AcrR family transcriptional regulator yields the protein MEKTTKTRLLDHALDLLGRQGASALTVRAVEDAAGVPHGSVRHHFGDRSGLVRALFDHLADREGAVAASTTEAFAHWLGPGRTLTLARYELFLLAARDPTLRAPLVAARDRFVALAAERVGAEAAPAVVAALDGLVLDALVRGERDPDKLRAAATRLTTPPA